A region from the uncultured Sunxiuqinia sp. genome encodes:
- a CDS encoding ABC transporter permease has translation MNPINQVRIAFRRIFADKLNFFISLTGLVLGLAIVAVITVYVFNEFSYNQSFANTDRIYRVLNFNENDDNTWANTPFVLSEVAKEQFAEIEEAVHQYVIRDVEVEKNTEYIEEPLLLCTESSFFRAFGVEVLQGSLNDFDHDQTKILISKSSATKYFGSENPVGKILQLKHQGKEFDLEVAAIFKDIPRSSTVKAPFIVNIDFGAADLTENMIGVGDDLREFEIKEDWVGVYFSNYFLLKEGTSVEQFQTKLEQLGKLNETDNNALEFSLQAFPDIYFHSQKIIDNNSSDLGNLQMVFLLMFVAVLILFIACINYLNLSLAKTIQQWRNFAVRSVCGASRKSLIGQLVLESALISTIALPFALIVAQLLLPFIGQLLGKSYTLSLVNHFAFIVAILFAIALTTGAISGLFVALRFSAINILQILKGSIAKGRAQFSFRQGMVVFQLTVFIILISMMFLVQKQVQYSFSKDLGFVKEGLIRIPLGDHDLKLFKQEALKNPNVESISGTLWMPPSDNRMYISIPRVDDRTEQVKVSGLFVDYHFAETMGMRILMGSDFDEQGTNTGVLVNESAIKTLGLTDVLGEQTAFGPVVGVVSDFNMFSLHDAITPMVIGLNPGMSKDVAIRINTANFQKTIQALKTVWENSGGSTPFNFEITDDILRRMYEEDIHFSKTIGLLAAIAILISSLGLFGLSLLMSRQRTKEIGIRKVNGAKISEVMAMLNKDFVKWVASAFVIATPIAWFAMNKWLENFAYKTNLSWWIFALAGILALGIALLTVSWQSWRAATRNPVDALRYE, from the coding sequence ATGAATCCAATAAATCAAGTTCGAATTGCTTTCAGACGCATTTTTGCTGATAAACTGAACTTCTTCATCAGCCTTACCGGTTTAGTTCTCGGACTAGCTATTGTTGCTGTTATCACGGTTTATGTCTTTAATGAATTCAGCTACAACCAATCGTTCGCCAACACCGATCGTATTTATCGCGTACTGAATTTCAATGAAAACGACGATAACACCTGGGCAAACACCCCTTTTGTATTGAGCGAAGTTGCCAAGGAACAATTTGCCGAAATTGAAGAAGCCGTTCATCAGTACGTTATTCGGGATGTTGAAGTCGAAAAAAATACGGAGTATATTGAAGAGCCACTTTTGCTTTGCACAGAATCGTCTTTTTTCCGCGCATTTGGGGTCGAAGTACTTCAGGGAAGTCTGAACGATTTTGACCATGACCAAACCAAAATTTTAATTAGCAAAAGTTCTGCAACCAAATATTTCGGATCGGAAAATCCAGTTGGCAAAATCCTCCAATTAAAACATCAGGGAAAGGAATTCGATCTGGAAGTAGCTGCCATTTTCAAAGACATTCCGAGAAGTTCAACCGTGAAAGCTCCGTTTATTGTGAATATTGATTTTGGGGCCGCCGATCTAACTGAAAATATGATTGGTGTGGGAGATGATCTGCGGGAATTCGAAATCAAAGAAGACTGGGTGGGTGTTTACTTCTCCAATTATTTTTTATTGAAAGAAGGTACTTCGGTCGAGCAATTTCAGACTAAACTTGAACAGCTCGGCAAGCTAAACGAAACCGATAATAATGCTCTTGAGTTCTCTTTGCAGGCGTTTCCGGACATCTATTTTCACTCCCAAAAAATTATTGACAACAACAGCTCAGATCTTGGTAATCTACAAATGGTTTTTTTGCTGATGTTTGTGGCTGTGCTCATTTTATTCATTGCCTGCATCAATTACCTAAATTTATCGTTGGCAAAAACCATTCAACAATGGCGGAATTTTGCTGTTCGCAGCGTGTGCGGCGCTTCCCGGAAATCGCTCATTGGGCAGTTGGTGCTTGAGTCGGCCTTAATTTCAACGATCGCCCTACCATTCGCCTTAATTGTCGCGCAGCTTTTGCTACCATTTATAGGCCAACTTTTAGGAAAATCGTACACACTTTCGCTGGTAAATCACTTTGCTTTTATCGTTGCTATTCTATTTGCGATTGCGCTTACAACCGGAGCCATTTCGGGCTTGTTTGTTGCGTTACGTTTTTCAGCCATCAACATTCTTCAAATTTTAAAAGGAAGTATAGCCAAAGGCAGGGCACAATTCAGTTTTCGCCAGGGAATGGTAGTGTTTCAACTCACCGTTTTCATCATTCTTATATCGATGATGTTCCTGGTGCAAAAACAAGTTCAGTATTCATTTTCAAAAGATCTCGGTTTTGTAAAAGAAGGATTGATCCGTATTCCATTAGGCGATCACGACTTAAAATTGTTTAAACAGGAAGCCCTAAAAAATCCCAATGTAGAAAGCATTTCCGGAACCTTGTGGATGCCGCCAAGCGACAACCGGATGTATATTTCAATTCCGAGAGTTGATGACCGCACCGAGCAGGTAAAAGTCTCCGGACTATTTGTTGACTACCATTTCGCCGAAACCATGGGCATGAGAATTTTGATGGGTTCCGACTTTGATGAGCAGGGAACAAACACCGGCGTTTTGGTGAATGAATCAGCCATTAAAACCTTAGGGCTGACGGATGTTTTGGGTGAGCAAACAGCATTTGGCCCCGTAGTTGGCGTAGTTAGCGACTTTAACATGTTTTCCTTACACGATGCCATTACGCCAATGGTCATCGGATTGAACCCAGGTATGAGTAAGGATGTAGCCATTCGGATCAACACGGCGAATTTTCAAAAAACGATTCAAGCCTTGAAAACTGTCTGGGAGAACAGCGGTGGCAGCACTCCTTTTAACTTTGAAATTACCGACGATATTTTACGACGAATGTATGAAGAAGATATTCACTTTTCAAAAACCATTGGTTTGCTTGCAGCAATTGCAATCCTGATTTCCAGCCTCGGTTTATTTGGGTTGTCGCTGCTAATGAGCCGCCAGCGAACCAAAGAAATCGGCATCCGCAAAGTGAACGGTGCCAAAATTTCGGAAGTGATGGCGATGCTCAATAAAGACTTTGTGAAATGGGTGGCAAGCGCGTTTGTAATCGCCACGCCAATAGCTTGGTTCGCTATGAACAAATGGCTCGAAAACTTTGCCTACAAGACCAACCTGAGTTGGTGGATTTTTGCTTTAGCCGGAATCTTGGCATTGGGAATTGCGCTGCTGACCGTGAGTTGGCAAAGCTGGCGGGCAGCTACGAGAAATCCGGTGGATGCGTTGAGGTATGAATAA